The genomic region CGGTAATACTCAAGATGAAATGGACAAAAAAAAGCTTTTCTATCTGAAACATGGGGTAGAGGAGTATTATGTATATGATCCAGATAGAATTAGTCTAAAAGTATCTATTAGGGAAAACAATTCATTTAAAGAGATTAAGGATTTTAGTGTTTGGACTAGTCCAAGATTGAATGTACGGTTTGATATGACTGGGGATGAATTAGTCATCTATTATCCAGATGGTGGTAGGTTTCTTAGTCCTGTAGAGTTGAGCAATTATGCAGAACAGGCAAATCAACGTGCAGAACGGGAAAGACTGCTTAAAGAACAAGAAAGATTTCTGAAAGAGCAGGAACAACTAAAGTATCAAAATTTACTATCACAATTAAAAGCTAAGGGTATTGATATTAGTACACTGGAATAAACTATTACCTACACTAAAATGTCCCCCCGGGAGAAAGGTTTTTAAAAACCCTCCTCCTGCTAAAGTCAACCCAATTAATTTTAAGTGAGGGTATGGAACACATCCCTACAGAAGCCATGTTATAGTAAATTAAACCGATTGAGTCAGTACCAAAGTGAATGGGAGGTATAGATATGGTGAGGCAAGTTCCACCAAAAACTCAACTGGGGGTGATAAAATCCAATAAAAATCAGCTTGGGGAGACAATCGCGCCTGAAATTGTCTACCCAGAAAGTGATGGTCAACCGATGGCGGATAACACTAAACAATTCACATGGATTGTGAAAATCAAAGAGAATCTGGAAATACTATTTAAGTCTAATCCAGATGTGTTTGTGGCTGGGGACTTATTTTGGTATCCAGTAGAGGGTAATAACAAAATTAAACTAGCTCCCGATACCATGGTGGTGTTTGGGAGACCCAAGGCGCACCGAGGGTCTTATCGACAGTGGGAGGAGGATAATATTCCTCCCCAGGTGGTGTTTGAAATTTTATCTCCCGGTAATACTCAAGATGAAATGGACAAAAAAAAGCTGTTTTATCTGAAACATGGGGTAGAGGAGTATTATGTATATGATCCAGATAGAATTAGTCTAAAAGTATCTATTAGGGAAAATAATTCATTTAAAGAAATTAAGGATTTTAGTGTTTGGACTAGTCCAAGATTGAATGTACGGTTTGATATGACTGGGGATGAATTAGTCATCTATTATCCAGATGGTGGTAGGTTTCTTAGTTCTGTAGAGTTGAGTAATTATGCAGAACAAGAAAGACTTCTTCGAGAACAAGCAAATCAACGTGCAGAACGGGAAAGACTGCTTAAAGAACGGGAAAGATTTCTTAAAGAGCAGGAACAACTAAAGTATCAAAATTTACTATCACAATTAAAAGCTAAGGGTATTGATATTAGTACACTGGAATAAACTATTACCTACACTAAAATGTCCCCCCGGGAGAAAGGTTTTTAAAAACCCTCCTCCTGCTAAAGTCAACCCAATTAATTTTAAGTGAGGGTATGGAACACATCCCTACAGAAGCCATGTTATAGTAAATTAAACCGATTGAGTCAGTACCAAAGTGAATGGGAGGTATAGATATGGTGAGGCAAGTTCCACCAAAAACTCAACTGGGGGTAGTAAAATCCAATAAAAATCAGCTTGGGGAGACAATCGCGCCTGAAATTGTCTACCCAGAAAGTGATGGTCAACCGATGGCGGATAACACTAAACAATTCACATGGATTGTGAAAATCAAAGAGAATCTGGAAATACTATTTAAGTCTAATCCAGATGTGTTTGTGGCTGGGGACTTATTTTGGTATCCAGTAGAGGGTAATAACAAAATTAAACTAGCTCCCGATACCATGGTGGTGTTTGGGAGACCCAAGGGACACCGGGGGTCTTATCGACAGTGGGAGGAGGATAATATTCCTCCCCAGGTAGTTTTTGAAATTTTATCTCCCGGTAATACTCAAGATGAAATGGACAAAAAAAAGCTTTTTTATCTGAAACATGGAGTAGAGGAGTATTATGTATATGATCCAGATAGAATTAGTCTAGAAGTATCTATTAGGGAAAATAATTCATTCAAAGAGATTAAGGATTTTAGTGTTTGGACTAGTCCAAGATTGAATGTACGGTTTGATATGACTGGGGATGAATTAGTCATCTACTATCCAGATGGTGGTAGGTTTCTTAGTTCTGTAGAGTTGAGCAATTATGCAGAACAAGAAAGACTTCTTCGAGAACAAGCAAATCAACTTGCAGAACGGGAAAGACTGCTTAAAGAGCAGGAACAACTAAAGTATCAAAATTTACTATCACAATTAAAAGCTAAGGGTATTGATATTAGTACACTGGAATAAACTATTACCTATACTACAATGTCCCCCCGGGAGAAAGGTTTTTAAAAACCCTCCTCCTGCTAAAGTCAACCCAATTAATTTTAAGTGAGGGTATGGAACACATCCCTACAGAAGCCATGTTATAGTAAATTAAACCGATTGAGTCAGTACCAAAGTGAATGGGAGGTATAGATATGGTGAGGCAAGTTCCACCAAAAACTCAACTGGGGGTAGTAAAATCCAATAAAAATCAGCTTGGGGAGACAATCGCGCCTGAAATTGTCTACCCAGAAAGTGATGGTCAACCGATGGCGGATAACACTAAACAATTCACATGGATTGTGAAAATCAAAGAGAATCTGGAAATACTATTTAAGTCTAATCCAAATGTGTTTGTGGCTGGGGACTTATTTTGGTATCCAGTAGAGGGTAATAACAAAATTAAACTGGCTCCTGACACCATGGTGGTGTTTGGGAGACCCAAGGGACACCGGGGGTCTTATCGACAGTGGGAGGAGGATAATATTCCTCCCCAGGTAGTTTTTGAAATTTTATCTCCCGGTAATACTCAAGATGAAATGGACAAAAAAAAGCTTTTCTATCTGAAACATGGAGTAGAGGAGTATTATGTATATGATCCAGATAGAATTAGTCTAAAAGTATCTACTAGGGAAAATAATTCATTTAAAGAGATTAAGGATTTTAGTGTTTGGACTAGTCCAAGATTGAATGTACGGTTTGATATGACTGGGGATGAATTAGTCATCTATTATCCAGATGGTGGTAGGTTTCTTAGTTCTGTAGAGTTGAGTAATTATGCAGAACAAGAAAGACTTCTTCGAGAACAAGCAAATCAACGTGCAGAACGGGAAAGACTGCTTAAAGAACGGGAACAACTAAAGTATCAAAATTTACTATCACAATTAAAAGCTAAGGGTATTGATATTAGTACACTGGAATAAACTATTACCTACACTAAAATGTCCCCCCGGGAGAAAGGTTTTTAAAAACCCTCCTCCTGCTAAAGTCAACCCAATTAATTTTAAGTGAGGGTATGGAACACATCCCTACAGAAGCCATGTTATAGTAAATTAAACCGATTGAGTCAGTACCAAAGTGAATGGGAGGTATAGATATGGTGAGGCAAGTTCCACCAAAAACTCAACTGGGGGTAGTAAAATCCAATAAAAATCAGCTTGGGGAGACAATCGCGCCTGAAATTGTCTACCCAGAAAGTGATGGTCAACCGATGGCGGATAACACTAAACAATTCACATGGATTGTGAAAATCAAAGAGAATCTGGAAATACTATTTAAGTCTAATCCAAATGTGTTTGTGGCTGGGGACTTATTTTGGTATCCAGTAGAGGGTAATAACAAAATTAAACTGGCTCCTGACACCATGGTGGTGTTTGGGAGACCCAAGGGACACCGGGGGTCTTATCGACAGTGGGAGGAGGATAATATTCCTCCCCAGGTAGTTTTTGAAATTTTATCTCCCGGTAATACTCAAGATGAAATGGACAAAAAAAAGCTTTTCTATCTGAAACATGGAGTAGAGGAGTATTATGTATATGATCCAGATAGAATTAGTCTAGAAGTATCTATTAGGGAAAATAATTCATTCAAAGAGATTAAGGATTTTAGTGTTTGGACTAGTCCAAGATTGAATGTACGGTTTGATATGACTGAGGATGAATTAGTCATCTATTATCCAGATGGTGGTAGGTTTCTTAGTTCTGTAGAGTTGAGCAATTATGCAGAACGGGAAAGATTTCTTAAAGAGCAGGAACAACTAAAGTATCAAAATTTACTATCACAATTAAAAGCTAAGGGTATTGATATTAGTACACTGGAATAAACTATTACGTGCACCAAAATGTCCCCCGGGAGAAAGGTTTTTAAAAACCCTCCCCCTGCTAAAGTCAACCCAATTAATTTTAAGTGAGGGTATGCAATACATCCCTAAAGAAGCCATGTTATAGTAAATTAAACCGATTGAGTCAGTACCAAAGTGAATGGGAGGTATAGATATGGTGAGGCAAATTCCACCAAAAACTCAACTGGGGGTGATAAAATCCAATAAAAATCAGCTTGGGGAGACAATCGCGCCTGAAATTGTCTACCCAGAAAGTGATGCTCAAACCAACCTTCCGATGGCGCAAAAGGTGACTGTTTTGGAGTGGGTGGAAGGTTTATATGAGGAGCAGGTTTTTACGGGTGATGAGGTGATTTGTTCCCCTTTATTTTCTGAGGTGAAGTTAACTGTAAATGAGATCCTAAAAAAATAAATCAGTAGATAAATATGAGTAAAATTCCAGAAATCCAAGCTAGGGAATATATTGGTTTAAGTCTTCTGTCTTTGGGTGTGATCGCATTCTTGGCTACCAAAGACATACTATATATGATTATACCTATCCTATTAGATATATTGCTATTGCACTTAGGAAATTATGTTAGGTATAATCATGCTTGGTCATCATCACAAATTCCACAAATTACAACACTACAAATAAATATGACAAATCTGACAAATCAAGTTGATGAAATTAAACAAACAATTAAACAAACTATGAACCAATCTAATGAAAGAATCAAAAAAATTGAAATTTGGAAACAACAACTAAACGAAATAATTGATCAGAAAATTCAAATTTCTATACAAAAACTGCTAGTATCAACCGAAGAAATTCCTCAACAAATTAGTGATATATATAATCGCCTAAATACAATAGACAGTGAAATTAAAAACTTACGAGAGCAAACAGAAAATAAATTAGAATTAACCCAAATTAGTCAACAAATTGACCAGATTGAGTCTCGCTGTGAAAATCTGGATGATTCAATCCAGAAACTACATGAAGCTTGTCATCAAAACTTCGTCACAATTGGTGAATTTAATCAACTCAAACAGAATCAAAATCATGAAAATTCTAGATTCAATGAACTTTTTGAATCCGTGAATAACTCTTTGACAGAATTAGATAGGTGCTTTGATGATTTAATCACAGTAAGCAATTTAGAAGAAACCGAAGAACCTAATTTCAATACTCCCAAAACATCATGTATTGAAAATATAGAAACTTCACCAATCATAGGAAAATTTAATCAGGTAATTCTTGCCACATCTAAATCGGAAGCAAGTGTAGATGAAAATCTCAACCAATTATTATTTGTACAAAATTTAAAAGGTCATGAGTCTAAAGTTTCCGCAGTAGCTTTTAGTCCTGATGGTAGAAATTTAGTTAGTGGTAGTGATGATAAAACAATCAAAATTTGGGATTTAATAACTCAGACTCATCGCACCCTACCAGCACATCAAGATTCTCCCTGGAATGGAGGTATTAACTCAGTAGCAGTTAGTCCCGATGGGAACAGCTAGTGGGAGTAAAGATAAAACTGCAAAGTTGTGGAACCTAGAGAGCGGTGAAGAAATCTCCACAGTCAAATGTGCCGAAGATGCCATTTATACAATTACTTTTAGTCCTAATGGCAAACTTCTAGCCACTGGGAGTGGAGATAAAACTATTACAGTCTTTCCCTATAATTACCCCGAAACATAACATTAAACTTAGCCAAACTTAGGCGCGAAAGTAAAGATGCTGACTGTTACGCGCACCACCTAGGGAACTATTGACTGCGGGTGGACGATACCCGGATGTGATTCTAATGGGTGAGCCAAATTTCTCTCTTACTGGTTCCCAGGTTAAGGGTATCCCCACAGACAATCTCCAGGCGTGGATTAATTTAATGGTTAATTTCGTGGCGATCTCGCGATAAATTTGCATTATTGGCAAGGAGTTAACTAAAATACAGTTAGGTGACATACTCCTACAAACTGAACAAATGGGTTGGGTTCCCCTGTCGCTACAAAAAATAGGCAAGGTATTGTTGATAAAAGCGATTTTAATTTGGTCAACCATAGATGAGGTAACAAAAAATGATTGCTGTAAAAGACAAGTTTCCTAAGTTAACACCCGAAGAATATTTTGTCTGGGAAGAAAAACAACTGCTTCGCCATGAGTATATTAATGGTGAAGTTTACGCTATGACTGGGGGAACTCAAAATCATGGACGAATTGCTAGTAATATTATTTTCATTGTTAAAGGTCATTTACGGGGTAGTGGTTGTCAGGTTGGTAATTCCGATTGTCGTGTAAATAT from Cylindrospermopsis curvispora GIHE-G1 harbors:
- a CDS encoding WD40 repeat domain-containing protein yields the protein MGTASGSKDKTAKLWNLESGEEISTVKCAEDAIYTITFSPNGKLLATGSGDKTITVFPYNYPET
- a CDS encoding Uma2 family endonuclease is translated as MVRQVPPKTQLGVVKSNKNQLGETIAPEIVYPESDGQPMADNTKQFTWIVKIKENLEILFKSNPDVFVAGDLFWYPVEGNNKIKLAPDTMVVFGRPKGHRGSYRQWEEDNIPPQVVFEILSPGNTQDEMDKKKLFYLKHGVEEYYVYDPDRISLEVSIRENNSFKEIKDFSVWTSPRLNVRFDMTGDELVIYYPDGGRFLSSVELSNYAEQERLLREQANQLAERERLLKEQEQLKYQNLLSQLKAKGIDISTLE
- a CDS encoding Uma2 family endonuclease, with translation MVRQVPPKTQLGVIKSNKNQLGETIAPEIVYPESDGQPMADNTKQFTWIVKIKENLEILFKSNPDVFVAGDLFWYPVEGNNKIKLAPDTMVVFGRPKAHRGSYRQWEEDNIPPQVVFEILSPGNTQDEMDKKKLFYLKHGVEEYYVYDPDRISLKVSIRENNSFKEIKDFSVWTSPRLNVRFDMTGDELVIYYPDGGRFLSSVELSNYAEQERLLREQANQRAERERLLKERERFLKEQEQLKYQNLLSQLKAKGIDISTLE
- a CDS encoding Uma2 family endonuclease — protein: MVRQVPPKTQLGVVKSNKNQLGETIAPEIVYPESDGQPMADNTKQFTWIVKIKENLEILFKSNPNVFVAGDLFWYPVEGNNKIKLAPDTMVVFGRPKGHRGSYRQWEEDNIPPQVVFEILSPGNTQDEMDKKKLFYLKHGVEEYYVYDPDRISLEVSIRENNSFKEIKDFSVWTSPRLNVRFDMTEDELVIYYPDGGRFLSSVELSNYAERERFLKEQEQLKYQNLLSQLKAKGIDISTLE
- a CDS encoding Uma2 family endonuclease, translated to MVRQVPPKTQLGVVKSNKNQLGETIAPEIVYPESDGQPMADNTKQFTWIVKIKENLEILFKSNPNVFVAGDLFWYPVEGNNKIKLAPDTMVVFGRPKGHRGSYRQWEEDNIPPQVVFEILSPGNTQDEMDKKKLFYLKHGVEEYYVYDPDRISLKVSTRENNSFKEIKDFSVWTSPRLNVRFDMTGDELVIYYPDGGRFLSSVELSNYAEQERLLREQANQRAERERLLKEREQLKYQNLLSQLKAKGIDISTLE
- a CDS encoding Uma2 family endonuclease, producing the protein MVRQIPPKTQLGVIKSNKNQLGETIAPEIVYPESDGQPMADNTKQFTWIVKIKENLEILFKSNPDVFVAGDLFWYPVEGNNKIKLAPDTMVVFGRPKAHRGSYRQWEEDNIPPQVVFEILSPGNTQDEMDKKKLFYLKHGVEEYYVYDPDRISLKVSIRENNSFKEIKDFSVWTSPRLNVRFDMTGDELVIYYPDGGRFLSPVELSNYAEQANQRAERERLLKEQERFLKEQEQLKYQNLLSQLKAKGIDISTLE
- a CDS encoding D-Ala-D-Ala carboxypeptidase family metallohydrolase, producing MQIYREIATKLTIKLIHAWRLSVGIPLTWEPVREKFGSPIRITSGYRPPAVNSSLGGARNSQHLYFRA